In the genome of Chthoniobacterales bacterium, one region contains:
- a CDS encoding tetratricopeptide repeat protein — protein MDEHRRSVLMPAVDPALEMTAGDLFWQEHGRKVIVALVALVVLITGAGVWFWNSARLRASAESLYSSATGPDGWREVIEKYPGSLAAGNASLELASSLRAGGNLDGAVAELERFVSSQPDHPLAGAGVLALGELRRAQGKTDAALEEFRTVSSKYKDSYAAPLAMLAEAEILSVKNGGQGEARAVLESIGSLYPGTPAAMMAGAQLSRLLPAAQPPLAAPPAPAAP, from the coding sequence ATGGACGAACACCGTCGATCGGTCCTGATGCCGGCTGTCGATCCCGCGCTGGAGATGACGGCGGGCGATTTGTTTTGGCAGGAGCATGGGCGCAAAGTGATTGTCGCGCTCGTCGCGCTCGTCGTGTTGATCACGGGAGCCGGCGTGTGGTTTTGGAACTCGGCGCGATTGCGTGCCTCCGCAGAATCTCTTTACAGCTCGGCAACCGGGCCGGACGGATGGCGCGAAGTCATCGAAAAGTATCCCGGCTCGCTGGCGGCTGGAAATGCTTCGCTCGAGTTGGCCTCCTCGCTGCGTGCCGGGGGCAACCTTGACGGCGCGGTGGCCGAACTCGAGAGATTTGTCTCTTCGCAGCCGGATCATCCTCTGGCCGGGGCAGGCGTGCTCGCTCTCGGCGAACTGCGCCGGGCCCAAGGCAAGACGGATGCCGCGCTCGAGGAGTTCCGCACCGTATCCAGCAAATACAAGGATTCGTATGCCGCTCCGCTGGCCATGTTGGCCGAGGCGGAGATTCTGTCTGTCAAAAACGGCGGGCAGGGAGAGGCCCGGGCCGTCCTGGAGTCGATCGGATCCCTCTATCCGGGAACGCCTGCTGCCATGATGGCCGGGGCGCAACTGTCCCGCTTGCTTCCGGCTGCGCAACCCCCTCTCGCAGCCCCGCCTGCACCGGCGGCGCCTTGA
- the cysK gene encoding cysteine synthase A: MGKLYDNIVQTVGRTPLVKLNRVSEGAGATVALKCEFFNPLGSVKDRIGMAMIEDAEKKGLLKKDTVIIEPTSGNTGIALAFVAAARGYKLILTMPETMSVERRTLLAMLGAQLVLTPGAEGMKGAIAKAEEILKNTPNGWMPQQFKNPANPDIHAKTTAEEIWEDTDGKIDVFVSAVGTGGTCTGVGEVIKKRKPGFKVVAVEPKDSPVITQTRAGQPVKPGPHKIQGTGAGFVPDNLHLDVVDEVVTVSNDDAFAMARRLAKEEGILAGISSGANVVAALELAKRPENKGKLIVTVACSTGERYLSTALADEARAAVSS, from the coding sequence ATGGGAAAACTTTACGACAATATCGTGCAGACCGTCGGCCGGACGCCGCTGGTGAAATTGAACCGCGTGAGCGAGGGTGCCGGTGCCACCGTGGCCCTCAAATGCGAGTTTTTCAACCCGCTCGGGAGCGTGAAAGACCGCATCGGTATGGCCATGATCGAAGACGCGGAGAAGAAAGGCCTGCTGAAAAAGGATACCGTCATCATCGAGCCCACCAGCGGCAACACGGGCATCGCGCTGGCCTTCGTCGCCGCCGCCAGGGGCTACAAACTCATCCTCACCATGCCCGAGACCATGAGCGTCGAGCGCCGCACCCTGTTGGCCATGCTCGGTGCGCAGCTGGTGCTGACGCCCGGCGCGGAGGGTATGAAAGGCGCGATTGCCAAGGCCGAGGAAATTCTGAAAAACACGCCGAACGGCTGGATGCCGCAGCAGTTCAAAAATCCGGCGAACCCCGACATCCACGCCAAAACCACGGCCGAGGAGATTTGGGAAGACACTGACGGCAAAATCGACGTCTTTGTTTCCGCCGTGGGAACCGGGGGCACCTGCACGGGAGTCGGCGAGGTGATCAAAAAGCGCAAGCCGGGCTTCAAGGTCGTGGCGGTGGAACCCAAAGATTCGCCGGTCATCACGCAGACGCGCGCCGGTCAGCCGGTCAAGCCGGGGCCCCACAAAATCCAAGGCACGGGCGCCGGCTTTGTCCCCGACAATCTTCATCTGGACGTGGTCGACGAGGTGGTCACCGTTTCCAATGACGACGCTTTCGCCATGGCCCGCCGCCTGGCCAAAGAAGAAGGCATCCTTGCAGGTATCAGCTCCGGGGCGAACGTCGTGGCCGCACTCGAGTTGGCCAAGCGCCCCGAAAACAAAGGCAAGCTAATCGTCACCGTCGCCTGCTCGACGGGCGAGCGCTACCTCAGCACCGCTCTCGCCGATGAGGCGCGCGCCGCGGTTTCCTCCTGA
- a CDS encoding GNAT family N-acetyltransferase: MSGLRIEPATLDDLPLLADLLADLFTSEAEFSPDQAKQLRGLRLILEQPNRGRIFVLRNNMRIIGMINLLFTISTAEGGFVVLLEDLVVHADHRGQGHGSRLLEHAIAFARDKNFLRITLLTDRADDRVLDFYRRHGFVASGMLPMRLLLGSAGGGAL, from the coding sequence ATGTCAGGTTTGCGCATAGAACCCGCCACACTCGATGATTTGCCGCTGCTGGCGGATTTGTTGGCGGATCTTTTCACCAGCGAGGCGGAATTCAGCCCCGATCAAGCCAAACAGCTGCGCGGCCTTCGCCTCATCCTCGAGCAGCCGAACCGCGGGAGAATTTTCGTCCTGCGCAACAACATGCGCATCATCGGCATGATCAATCTGCTCTTCACCATCAGCACGGCGGAGGGCGGCTTCGTCGTGCTCCTTGAGGATCTCGTGGTGCATGCCGATCACCGGGGGCAGGGGCACGGGAGTCGTTTGCTCGAGCACGCCATCGCCTTCGCGAGGGATAAAAATTTTCTCCGCATCACGCTGCTGACCGACCGGGCGGACGATCGCGTGCTCGACTTTTACCGCAGGCACGGTTTTGTCGCCTCGGGAATGTTGCCGATGCGTCTGCTGCTCGGCTCCGCGGGCGGCGGTGCGTTGTGA